A genomic segment from Nodularia sphaerocarpa UHCC 0038 encodes:
- a CDS encoding restriction endonuclease subunit S, with protein MSDWKRQTFKEAPIEIIDGDRGTNYPTKEEFQNYGYCLFLNTGNVTKNGFYFNSTDFISQEKDSQLRKGKAKLKDIILTTRGTVGNVAYFNESIPYKNIRINSGMVILRADESKIYPYYLYLYLRSSVFKKQILKNTSGSAQPQLPIGNLHNVIIPYPEISTQKKIASVLSSLDDKIELNNRINAELENLAKTIYDYWFVQFDFPDENGKPYKSSGGKMVYNQELKREIPAGWEVKKLSYFCDKIGDGIHGTPKYVDISDYSFINGNNLNNGFIVIDNDTKKVSLDEYKKYFIELNGETILLSINGTLGNLAIYTGEKVMLGKSAAYINCKRKYRPYCYQFLKLEHTQKQLWNVATGSTIKNLSLESLKSILILFPGEDLIKRYYELTKPLDYKRINIFKQNQQLTQLRDWLLPMLMNGQITVK; from the coding sequence ATGAGTGATTGGAAAAGGCAAACATTTAAAGAAGCACCTATAGAAATTATTGATGGCGATAGAGGAACAAATTATCCAACAAAGGAAGAATTTCAAAATTACGGTTATTGCCTTTTTTTGAATACAGGGAATGTTACTAAAAACGGGTTTTATTTTAATTCAACCGACTTTATCTCACAAGAAAAAGATAGTCAACTAAGAAAAGGGAAAGCTAAGTTAAAAGATATTATCTTGACAACCAGAGGAACAGTCGGTAACGTTGCATATTTTAATGAAAGTATTCCCTATAAAAACATCAGAATTAATTCTGGAATGGTAATACTAAGAGCAGATGAAAGTAAAATATATCCATACTACTTATATCTTTACTTACGATCTAGCGTTTTTAAAAAACAGATTTTAAAAAATACTTCTGGTAGCGCACAACCTCAACTACCAATAGGGAATCTACATAATGTTATAATTCCGTATCCAGAAATTTCAACACAGAAAAAAATAGCATCTGTTCTCTCTTCTCTTGATGACAAAATAGAACTTAATAATCGCATCAATGCAGAATTAGAGAATCTAGCGAAAACAATATATGATTATTGGTTTGTGCAGTTTGATTTTCCCGATGAAAACGGCAAGCCTTACAAATCCTCTGGCGGTAAAATGGTCTATAATCAGGAGCTTAAACGAGAAATTCCTGCGGGTTGGGAAGTTAAGAAGTTATCATATTTTTGCGATAAAATTGGAGATGGTATTCATGGAACACCTAAATATGTAGACATTTCCGATTATAGCTTTATAAATGGAAATAATCTTAATAATGGATTTATTGTAATTGATAATGATACTAAAAAAGTCAGTCTTGATGAATATAAAAAATATTTTATTGAATTAAATGGAGAAACTATTCTTTTATCAATTAATGGCACATTAGGAAATTTAGCTATCTATACCGGCGAAAAAGTGATGCTTGGAAAAAGTGCTGCTTACATTAACTGCAAAAGAAAATATAGACCTTATTGTTATCAGTTTTTAAAATTAGAACATACTCAAAAACAATTATGGAATGTTGCTACAGGTTCAACAATAAAAAATCTTTCATTAGAATCCCTAAAAAGTATTTTGATTCTATTTCCAGGTGAAGATTTAATTAAACGATATTATGAATTAACTAAACCTTTAGATTATAAAAGAATAAATATTTTTAAACAAAATCAACAACTAACCCAACTCAGAGATTGGTTACTTCCCATGCTAATGAACGGACAAATTACAGTTAAATAA
- a CDS encoding HsdM family class I SAM-dependent methyltransferase, producing the protein MKHLDSLDFTSKIKELIDSLKAICASYGLGNDGNEFKIITQVFLYKFTNDKFAYEVKKIDEEIAQAEKWEQVLKNKTEDDYEFILLQLPANTANLKPDHFISTLFEKQNDDNFAKLFDDTLRDIAIQNSDIFSVKTEGDTKIPLFDRVSEFITDTYKRDAFCKAMINQLVKFSAEHIFTQKYDFFATLFEYLIKDYNKDNGGKYAEYYTPHAVAKIMAAILVKDNVQNVTVYDPSAGSGTLLMNIAHAIGEDNCTIYSQDISQKASSLLRLNLILNNLVHSIPNIIQGNTLLHPYHKQGAGLMKFDYIVSNPPFKMDFSDYRDDLETKANKERFFAGISKVPNKATDKMAIYTLFLQHIIYSLNENGKAAVVVPTGFITAQSGIDKAIRTKLVDEKMLAGVVSMPSNIFATTGTNVSIVFIDKENKDDVVLIDASSLGETVKDGKNQKTVLTEAEENQIITTFNDKKAIDDFSVVVSYEQIAEKNYSLSAGQYFDVKIEYTDITQEEFEDKIKGFTYNLNSLFAESRKLEDEIKQQLEGLRYE; encoded by the coding sequence ATGAAACACCTAGACAGTTTAGATTTTACCAGTAAAATTAAAGAATTAATTGATAGTCTCAAGGCTATTTGTGCTTCCTATGGTTTGGGTAATGATGGTAATGAGTTTAAAATCATTACTCAAGTTTTTCTTTATAAATTCACTAATGATAAATTTGCTTATGAGGTAAAAAAGATTGATGAAGAAATTGCTCAAGCAGAAAAATGGGAACAGGTATTAAAAAATAAGACTGAGGATGACTATGAATTTATATTATTACAATTACCTGCTAATACAGCCAATCTAAAACCAGACCATTTTATTTCCACTTTGTTTGAAAAACAGAATGATGATAATTTTGCTAAGTTATTTGATGATACTTTGCGAGATATAGCCATTCAAAATAGTGATATTTTCTCAGTTAAAACGGAAGGAGATACAAAAATTCCTCTGTTTGATAGAGTCAGTGAATTTATTACAGATACTTATAAACGTGATGCTTTTTGCAAAGCAATGATTAACCAGTTGGTTAAATTTAGTGCGGAACATATTTTTACACAGAAATATGATTTTTTTGCGACTTTATTTGAATATTTAATTAAAGATTATAACAAAGATAATGGTGGTAAGTATGCGGAATATTATACACCCCATGCCGTAGCTAAAATTATGGCGGCGATTTTGGTAAAGGATAATGTACAGAATGTCACGGTTTATGATCCTTCTGCGGGTTCAGGAACTTTGTTAATGAATATTGCTCATGCTATTGGTGAAGATAACTGTACTATTTATTCTCAGGATATTTCTCAAAAGGCTTCTAGTTTATTACGGTTGAATTTGATTTTAAATAATCTTGTCCATTCGATTCCTAATATTATTCAAGGTAATACTTTATTACATCCTTATCACAAACAAGGTGCAGGATTAATGAAGTTTGATTATATAGTTTCTAATCCACCTTTTAAGATGGATTTTAGTGATTATCGAGATGATTTAGAGACAAAAGCTAATAAAGAGCGTTTTTTTGCGGGTATTTCTAAAGTTCCTAACAAAGCTACGGATAAAATGGCGATTTATACGCTGTTTTTACAACATATTATTTATTCTCTCAATGAGAATGGTAAAGCTGCGGTAGTTGTTCCTACGGGTTTTATTACCGCACAGTCGGGTATTGATAAAGCTATTCGGACAAAATTAGTAGATGAGAAAATGTTAGCAGGTGTGGTATCCATGCCGAGTAATATTTTTGCAACGACGGGAACGAATGTTTCTATTGTGTTTATTGATAAGGAGAATAAGGATGATGTAGTTTTGATTGATGCTTCTAGTTTGGGTGAAACTGTGAAGGATGGGAAGAATCAAAAAACGGTTTTAACCGAAGCGGAAGAAAATCAAATTATTACAACTTTTAATGATAAGAAAGCCATTGATGATTTTTCTGTAGTGGTGAGTTATGAACAAATTGCAGAAAAAAATTATTCTCTCAGTGCTGGGCAATATTTTGATGTGAAGATTGAGTATACAGATATTACTCAAGAGGAGTTTGAGGATAAAATTAAGGGGTTTACATATAATTTGAATAGTCTTTTTGCTGAGTCTAGGAAGTTGGAGGATGAGATTAAGCAGCAGTTAGAGGGGTTACGATATGAGTGA
- a CDS encoding type I restriction endonuclease subunit R, with product MKFNENSRIKLPSVIHLWRLGYEYLSLKNAVYNPENNIFIDIFKQSITRINPDIEEGDTTRILEEICFLLENEDLGNSFYKLLTQQSGYKIIDFSNFENNNFHVVTELTYQNGDEEFRPDITILINGIPLAFIELKIPNNQDGMLAEIKRSNTRFSNKRLRRFANITQFMVFSNNMEYDNESIEPIAGVFYASPSYTSHDFNYFREEENLDLSLLLQPENEELENFVLTDNNLQIIKNNPEFITNKSPHSPNNRLLTSLFSQERIKFILGYAIAYVKEASGWQQHIMRYPQIFATKAIQTKLAEGVRSGIIWHTQGSGKTALAYYNVKVLTDYFRAEKVIPKFYFIVDRLDLLEQAKKEFTSRGLTVHTIDSKNAFANDIKSTSVIHNLSGKSEITVVNIQKFKDDPDVIKTQDYDVNIQRVYFLDEVHRSYNPKGSFLANLSQSDRNAIKIGLTGTPLLGNDYNSKMLFGDYIHKYYYNASIADGYTLRLIREEIETSYKLTLQEALDEIEVLKGEIDKKLVFSHAKYVKPLLEYIIHDFENSRIRFDDHSIGAMVICDSAEQAKKLYEIFQEKQANQDSKNQVKTAALILHDIATKEERKNWIEEFKEGKIDILFVYNMLLTGFDAKRLKKLYLGRLIKRHNLLQALTRVNRPYKNFRYGFVVDFADIRKEFDATNEAYFKELQAELGDELEHYSHLFKSPEEIKTEIAEIEDVLFRYDTTNAEIFSQQINQIHERDTILVLKKSLENAKSLYNLIRLMGKYELLEKADFQKLNVLYREASNRVDMINLKQRLESGTETGNLLNAALEDIIFSFDKVGEEELVLADELKNTLRRTREALANNFDQVDPQFISLKEELERLFKQKKLSEVKQEQMNQNISSLNRIYEQIKEVNRQNNLLKAKYDQDVKYVRIHKRLLEAGKFAVTERKIYEALRGLKTKADDLILQNTKILNNESYFSQQMIRLLIDQFKNQQKIDINAEMSKYINNLIVKEYISEYNRFSA from the coding sequence ATGAAATTTAACGAAAACTCTCGGATAAAACTCCCATCAGTTATACATTTATGGCGATTAGGTTATGAATACTTATCGCTAAAAAATGCAGTTTATAATCCAGAAAATAATATTTTTATAGATATTTTTAAACAAAGTATAACTCGGATTAATCCTGACATTGAAGAGGGTGATACTACTCGAATTTTAGAAGAAATTTGCTTTTTATTAGAAAATGAAGATTTAGGTAATAGTTTTTATAAATTATTAACCCAACAGTCAGGATATAAAATTATAGATTTTAGTAATTTTGAGAATAATAATTTTCATGTAGTTACAGAATTAACATATCAAAATGGTGATGAAGAATTTCGTCCAGATATTACTATTTTAATTAATGGTATACCTTTAGCTTTTATAGAATTAAAAATACCAAATAATCAAGATGGTATGCTTGCCGAAATTAAGCGAAGTAATACCAGATTTAGTAATAAGAGGTTAAGAAGATTTGCGAACATTACGCAATTCATGGTATTTTCTAATAATATGGAATATGACAATGAATCTATAGAACCAATAGCAGGGGTTTTTTATGCTTCTCCCTCCTATACAAGCCATGATTTTAATTATTTTCGCGAAGAAGAAAATCTTGATTTATCATTGCTTTTACAACCAGAAAATGAAGAATTAGAAAATTTTGTACTGACAGATAATAATTTACAGATTATCAAAAATAATCCTGAATTTATTACTAATAAATCTCCCCATTCTCCCAATAATAGATTATTAACTTCACTATTTAGTCAAGAGCGGATAAAGTTTATTTTAGGATATGCGATCGCTTATGTCAAAGAAGCCAGTGGTTGGCAACAACATATTATGCGCTATCCCCAAATTTTTGCTACTAAAGCCATTCAAACAAAATTAGCTGAAGGGGTAAGAAGTGGGATTATTTGGCATACTCAAGGCAGTGGTAAAACCGCTTTAGCTTATTATAATGTTAAAGTCTTAACAGACTATTTCCGGGCTGAAAAAGTTATTCCTAAATTTTACTTTATTGTAGATCGTCTGGATTTATTAGAACAGGCAAAAAAAGAGTTTACTAGTCGTGGTTTAACTGTGCATACCATAGACTCTAAAAATGCTTTTGCTAATGATATTAAATCTACAAGTGTCATTCATAACCTTTCTGGTAAATCAGAAATTACAGTAGTAAATATCCAAAAATTTAAAGATGATCCTGATGTGATCAAAACTCAAGATTATGATGTGAATATTCAACGTGTTTACTTTTTAGATGAAGTGCATCGCAGTTATAACCCCAAAGGTAGTTTTTTAGCAAATTTGAGTCAATCGGATCGAAATGCTATTAAAATCGGTTTAACGGGAACTCCTCTATTGGGTAATGATTATAATTCCAAAATGCTATTTGGTGACTATATTCATAAATATTATTATAATGCTTCCATTGCTGATGGTTATACATTAAGACTAATTCGAGAAGAAATTGAAACCAGTTATAAACTGACTTTACAAGAAGCGTTAGATGAAATTGAAGTATTAAAAGGAGAAATTGATAAAAAATTAGTATTTTCCCATGCAAAATATGTAAAACCATTATTGGAATATATTATTCATGACTTTGAAAATAGCCGGATTAGGTTTGATGATCATTCTATCGGTGCGATGGTAATTTGTGATAGTGCAGAACAAGCAAAAAAATTATATGAAATTTTCCAAGAAAAACAAGCAAATCAAGACAGTAAAAATCAGGTAAAAACCGCAGCTTTAATTCTCCATGATATCGCGACAAAAGAAGAACGTAAAAATTGGATTGAAGAATTTAAAGAAGGTAAGATTGATATTTTATTTGTTTATAATATGTTATTGACTGGTTTTGATGCTAAACGGTTGAAAAAACTTTATTTAGGAAGATTAATTAAACGACATAATTTATTACAAGCATTAACCCGCGTTAACCGTCCTTATAAAAATTTTCGCTATGGGTTTGTAGTGGATTTTGCAGATATTCGCAAAGAATTTGATGCGACAAATGAGGCATATTTTAAGGAATTACAAGCAGAATTAGGAGATGAATTAGAACATTATTCTCATTTGTTTAAATCTCCAGAAGAAATAAAAACAGAAATTGCCGAAATTGAAGATGTTCTATTCCGTTATGATACTACTAACGCAGAAATTTTCTCTCAACAAATTAATCAAATACATGAGCGAGATACTATTTTAGTTCTGAAAAAATCTTTAGAAAATGCCAAAAGTCTCTATAATTTGATTCGGTTAATGGGAAAATATGAACTGTTAGAAAAAGCAGACTTCCAAAAATTGAATGTATTATATAGAGAAGCTAGTAACAGAGTAGATATGATTAATCTCAAACAGCGTTTAGAAAGTGGTACGGAAACGGGAAACTTGCTAAATGCAGCATTAGAAGATATAATTTTTTCCTTTGACAAAGTTGGTGAAGAAGAACTGGTATTAGCGGATGAACTAAAAAATACATTACGTCGTACTCGTGAAGCATTAGCTAATAATTTTGATCAAGTAGATCCGCAATTTATCAGTTTAAAAGAGGAATTAGAAAGATTATTTAAACAGAAAAAGTTAAGTGAAGTCAAGCAAGAACAAATGAATCAAAATATTAGCAGTTTGAATCGAATTTATGAACAGATTAAAGAAGTTAACAGACAAAATAATCTATTAAAAGCTAAGTATGATCAAGATGTTAAATATGTCCGCATTCATAAGCGTTTGTTAGAAGCGGGAAAATTTGCTGTTACAGAACGAAAAATTTATGAAGCATTGCGTGGTTTAAAGACTAAAGCAGATGATCTTATTTTACAAAACACCAAAATTCTGAATAATGAGAGTTATTTTAGCCAACAGATGATAAGATTACTTATTGACCAATTTAAGAATCAACAAAAAATTGATATTAATGCGGAAATGTCTAAGTACATCAATAATTTAATTGTAAAAGAATATATAAGCGAGTATAACCGATTTAGTGCATGA
- a CDS encoding pentapeptide repeat-containing protein → MKYWQVLVSCVLAMVLFLFPLSAQAASSSSVNSYMSEEVEVKDYSGQSLVGSEFTNVILENTNFSNADFRGGVFNGSLLEKVNMHGVDFSNGIAYLTQFKGADLTDAVFTNAMMLRSVFDDVDITGADFTNAILDGTQIKKLCTQASGVNSQTGADTRESLECR, encoded by the coding sequence ATGAAGTATTGGCAAGTACTGGTTAGCTGTGTTTTAGCGATGGTTCTGTTTTTGTTTCCCCTTTCGGCGCAAGCTGCTAGTTCTTCTAGCGTTAACAGTTATATGAGTGAGGAAGTTGAGGTTAAGGATTACTCTGGTCAAAGCTTGGTCGGATCTGAGTTTACCAATGTGATTTTAGAGAATACTAATTTTAGCAATGCTGATTTCCGTGGGGGCGTGTTTAACGGTTCTCTGTTGGAGAAAGTGAATATGCATGGTGTGGATTTTAGTAATGGTATCGCCTATTTGACACAGTTTAAGGGTGCGGATTTAACTGATGCGGTATTTACCAATGCTATGATGTTACGTTCGGTTTTTGATGATGTTGACATCACGGGGGCTGATTTTACCAATGCAATTTTAGATGGAACGCAGATTAAAAAACTCTGCACTCAGGCTAGTGGGGTGAATTCTCAGACTGGTGCTGATACTCGCGAATCTTTGGAATGTAGATAA
- the gcvT gene encoding glycine cleavage system aminomethyltransferase GcvT, which translates to MANQQDITQALERTPLYQRSAELKARFTSFGGWEMPVQFTGISKEHEAVRNAAGMFDISHMGKFTLQGKHLIHQLQRLVPSDLHLLQPSQAQYTVLLNPQGGIIDDIIIYYQGEDATGRQQAVIIVNASTTDKDKAWLLQELDLNQVQFQDLSPEKVLIAVQGTKAVKCLQPLVKEDLKPIKAFGHLQASILGKPAFIARTGYTGEDGFEVMVDPEVGVELWEKLHQAGVTPCGLGARDTLRLEAAMALYGQDIDDTTTPLEAGLSWLVHLDTKGDFIGREVLAQQKAEGVQKRLIGLQMSGRNIARHGYPIVSAGEVVGEITSGTLSPTLGYPIALAYVPTQLAKVGEQLSVEIRGKTYPGVVVKRPFYRSKNRVTS; encoded by the coding sequence GTGGCTAATCAACAAGATATCACCCAAGCCCTAGAGCGAACCCCCCTATATCAAAGGAGTGCAGAACTCAAAGCCCGCTTCACCAGCTTTGGTGGTTGGGAAATGCCTGTACAATTTACTGGTATTAGCAAAGAACACGAAGCCGTGAGAAACGCAGCTGGAATGTTCGATATTTCCCACATGGGCAAATTTACCCTCCAAGGTAAACACCTAATTCACCAACTTCAGCGTTTAGTACCTTCAGACTTGCATCTATTGCAACCAAGTCAAGCGCAATACACCGTATTGTTAAATCCCCAAGGGGGAATCATTGACGACATCATTATCTATTATCAGGGTGAAGATGCCACTGGTAGACAACAGGCTGTAATTATTGTCAATGCCTCAACCACAGATAAAGATAAAGCATGGCTATTGCAAGAACTTGATTTAAATCAGGTGCAATTTCAAGACTTGTCACCAGAAAAAGTTTTAATTGCCGTGCAAGGGACAAAGGCAGTTAAATGTCTCCAGCCCTTAGTGAAAGAAGATTTAAAACCAATTAAAGCCTTTGGACACCTCCAAGCGTCAATATTGGGTAAACCTGCCTTTATAGCCCGCACAGGTTACACCGGCGAAGATGGCTTTGAGGTAATGGTAGATCCAGAAGTGGGAGTAGAATTGTGGGAAAAACTCCATCAAGCTGGCGTTACCCCCTGCGGACTAGGTGCTAGAGATACCCTGAGGCTAGAAGCAGCAATGGCACTTTATGGACAAGATATCGACGACACCACCACACCCCTAGAAGCAGGTTTGAGTTGGCTAGTTCACCTTGATACCAAAGGTGATTTTATCGGGCGAGAAGTTTTAGCACAGCAAAAAGCCGAGGGAGTGCAGAAGCGATTAATCGGTTTACAAATGTCAGGGCGTAATATCGCCCGTCATGGCTACCCAATTGTATCAGCAGGTGAAGTTGTAGGAGAAATTACCAGTGGGACATTATCGCCTACACTGGGTTATCCCATAGCCTTAGCCTACGTTCCCACCCAGCTAGCAAAGGTGGGTGAACAGCTATCTGTAGAAATTCGTGGCAAAACTTACCCAGGGGTTGTAGTAAAACGTCCCTTTTATCGCTCAAAAAATCGTGTCACTAGCTGA
- the gcvH gene encoding glycine cleavage system protein GcvH, which translates to MSFDYPQDFRYLDTHEYVRLDGEIGTIGITEFAVDQMGDVVFLELPDIGDLVTKGETFGTIESVKAVEDLNSPVTGTVIERNEALIESPEEVAEDPYGEAWFLKVRLNDADEVLDALTADEYRALVEGE; encoded by the coding sequence ATGTCTTTTGACTATCCACAGGATTTTAGATACCTGGATACTCATGAATACGTGCGGCTAGATGGTGAAATTGGCACCATTGGCATTACTGAATTTGCCGTAGACCAAATGGGGGATGTCGTATTTTTAGAATTACCTGACATTGGCGACCTTGTTACCAAGGGAGAAACATTTGGCACTATTGAATCAGTGAAAGCCGTTGAAGACCTGAATTCACCAGTCACCGGCACAGTCATAGAACGCAATGAAGCTTTAATAGAATCTCCCGAAGAAGTAGCAGAAGACCCCTATGGGGAAGCCTGGTTCTTAAAAGTACGTCTCAATGATGCAGATGAAGTGCTGGATGCTTTGACAGCCGATGAATATCGCGCCCTAGTAGAAGGCGAGTAG
- the gcvP gene encoding aminomethyl-transferring glycine dehydrogenase, which produces MVSQRSPKSSNFAQRHIGPNTDDIQRMLEVLGLQNLDSLIDKTVPQGIRLKNTLKLPAAQSEYAALAKLKQIAAKNQVCRSYIGTGYYDCITPPVIQRNILENPGWYTAYTPYQPEIAQGRLEALLNFQTMIIDLTGLEIANASLLDEATAAAEAMSLSYGVCKNQANAYFVSDNCHPQTIDVLQTRAKPLGIKIIIGDHQTYDFAEPIFGAVLQYPASDGTIYDYRAFIEKAHAEGALVTVAADPLSLTLLTPPGEFGADIAVGSTQRFGIPLGFGGPHAAYFATKEEYKRQVPGRIVGVSKDAHGKPALRLALQTREQHIRREKATSNICTAQVLLAVMASMYAVYHGADGIRNIAENVHQLTVILAAGLQRLGYSISSEHFFDTLRVDLGTQSVKAILEACQGRNINLRIFDATSVGISLDETTTPEDLIDLWQIFALTDNLPFTIEELSSSSHVLLPRTSNYLTHPVFNRYHSETELLRYLHQLETKDLSLTTSMIALGSCTMKLNATSEMIPVTWEEFGKIHPFAPPSQTRGYQILFQQLEAWLAEITGFAGVSLQPNAGSQGEYAGLLVIRQYHETRGEEHRNICLIPESAHGTNPASAVMCGMKVVAVACDRLGNIDLDDLKAKAEKHSQQLAALMVTYPSTHGVFEEGIQEICAVVHGHGGQVYMDGANMNAQVGICRPGDIGADVCHLNLHKTFCIPHGGGGPGMGPIGVAAHLVPFLPGHPVVPTIGHSQIGAIAAAPWGSASILVISWMYIAMMGAEGLTHATKVAILNANYIAHRLSDYYPVLYKGKNDLVAHECILDLRLLKKSASIEIDDIAKRLIDYGFHAPTVSWPVAGTIMVEPTESESKEELDRFCEALIAIRGEISAIESGKMDIQDNLLKNAPHTAESLIVGEWNHGYSREQAAYPAPWTREYKFWPSVGRIDAAFGDRNFVCSCLPMEAYQ; this is translated from the coding sequence ATGGTGAGTCAAAGGAGTCCAAAGTCAAGTAATTTCGCCCAAAGACACATTGGCCCTAACACTGATGACATCCAGCGAATGCTTGAGGTTTTGGGTTTACAAAATTTGGACTCACTGATTGATAAAACAGTACCACAGGGGATTCGACTGAAAAACACCCTGAAGTTACCAGCCGCCCAAAGTGAGTATGCAGCACTGGCAAAATTAAAACAAATTGCTGCCAAAAATCAGGTGTGCCGTTCATATATCGGTACGGGATATTACGACTGTATCACTCCCCCCGTAATTCAGCGTAACATTCTAGAAAACCCTGGTTGGTATACAGCCTATACTCCCTATCAGCCAGAAATTGCCCAAGGAAGACTGGAAGCGCTGCTAAATTTCCAGACGATGATTATCGACCTCACAGGTTTGGAAATTGCCAATGCTTCCTTACTTGATGAAGCGACAGCAGCAGCCGAAGCCATGAGTCTCAGCTATGGTGTGTGCAAAAATCAGGCTAATGCTTATTTTGTCTCTGATAATTGCCATCCCCAAACTATCGATGTTCTGCAAACCAGGGCTAAACCCTTGGGGATTAAGATCATTATCGGTGATCATCAGACTTATGATTTTGCTGAACCGATTTTTGGGGCTGTTCTGCAATATCCCGCCAGTGATGGCACGATTTACGACTACCGCGCTTTTATTGAAAAAGCCCATGCTGAGGGTGCATTGGTGACGGTAGCCGCAGATCCTTTAAGTTTAACTTTACTGACACCACCAGGAGAATTTGGGGCTGATATTGCTGTAGGAAGTACCCAGCGCTTCGGTATTCCGTTGGGGTTTGGGGGACCTCATGCGGCTTACTTCGCTACGAAAGAAGAGTATAAACGGCAGGTTCCAGGGCGAATTGTGGGAGTATCAAAAGATGCTCATGGTAAGCCGGCTTTACGTCTGGCTTTACAAACTCGTGAACAGCATATCCGCCGGGAAAAAGCTACGAGTAATATCTGTACCGCACAGGTGTTATTGGCAGTTATGGCGAGTATGTATGCTGTATATCATGGGGCAGATGGTATCAGGAATATTGCTGAGAATGTTCACCAGTTAACTGTAATTTTGGCAGCAGGATTGCAGCGACTGGGTTACAGCATTAGTTCTGAACATTTCTTTGATACGCTGCGGGTGGATTTAGGTACACAATCTGTCAAAGCTATTCTGGAAGCTTGTCAAGGGCGAAATATTAATCTCCGAATTTTCGATGCTACATCTGTGGGTATTTCTTTAGATGAAACTACCACACCAGAAGATTTAATTGACCTTTGGCAGATTTTTGCTCTTACAGATAATCTTCCCTTTACTATAGAAGAATTATCCTCATCTTCTCACGTACTCTTACCCCGTACCAGTAACTATCTGACTCATCCGGTTTTCAATCGCTATCACTCAGAAACTGAGTTGTTGCGTTATCTGCATCAGCTAGAAACGAAGGATTTATCTTTAACTACATCGATGATTGCTTTGGGTTCATGCACTATGAAGTTGAATGCAACATCTGAGATGATTCCTGTGACTTGGGAGGAATTTGGCAAGATTCATCCGTTTGCGCCACCATCCCAAACACGGGGTTATCAAATTCTGTTCCAGCAACTTGAGGCTTGGTTGGCGGAAATTACAGGATTTGCGGGAGTTTCTCTACAACCTAATGCTGGTTCTCAAGGGGAATACGCAGGACTTTTAGTGATTCGTCAATATCACGAAACTCGTGGGGAAGAACACCGCAATATCTGTTTGATTCCGGAATCAGCACATGGTACTAATCCCGCTAGTGCGGTGATGTGCGGTATGAAGGTGGTTGCAGTGGCTTGTGATAGATTGGGTAATATTGACCTGGATGATTTAAAAGCGAAGGCTGAAAAACACAGTCAGCAACTGGCGGCTTTAATGGTGACTTATCCTTCAACTCATGGTGTGTTTGAGGAAGGTATTCAGGAAATCTGCGCTGTTGTGCATGGTCACGGTGGACAAGTTTATATGGATGGGGCTAATATGAATGCCCAAGTGGGTATTTGTCGTCCTGGTGATATTGGCGCTGATGTCTGTCATTTAAATCTGCACAAAACTTTTTGTATTCCTCATGGTGGCGGTGGTCCTGGTATGGGACCGATTGGTGTGGCGGCACATCTTGTACCTTTCCTTCCTGGACATCCTGTTGTACCTACAATTGGGCATTCTCAGATTGGGGCGATCGCAGCTGCGCCTTGGGGTAGTGCTAGTATTTTAGTGATTTCCTGGATGTATATTGCCATGATGGGGGCTGAGGGTTTGACTCATGCAACTAAGGTGGCAATTCTCAATGCTAATTATATCGCCCACAGACTCAGTGATTACTATCCGGTGCTGTATAAGGGGAAAAATGATTTAGTTGCCCATGAGTGTATTTTAGATTTAAGGTTACTCAAAAAATCTGCGAGTATCGAAATCGATGATATTGCCAAGCGGTTAATAGATTATGGTTTCCATGCGCCAACTGTCTCTTGGCCTGTGGCTGGTACGATTATGGTGGAACCGACGGAAAGTGAGTCGAAAGAAGAGTTAGACCGTTTCTGTGAGGCTTTGATTGCTATTCGGGGGGAAATCTCGGCAATTGAATCTGGGAAGATGGATATTCAAGATAATCTTTTGAAGAATGCACCCCATACTGCCGAAAGTTTGATTGTGGGTGAATGGAATCATGGCTATTCTCGTGAACAAGCTGCTTACCCTGCGCCTTGGACGCGTGAATATAAGTTCTGGCCTAGTGTGGGGAGGATTGATGCGGCTTTTGGCGATCGCAATTTTGTTTGTTCTTGTCTGCCGATGGAGGCTTATCAGTAA